In Oncorhynchus tshawytscha isolate Ot180627B linkage group LG28, Otsh_v2.0, whole genome shotgun sequence, a genomic segment contains:
- the dsela gene encoding dermatan-sulfate epimerase-like protein: MAEKCAGRSVVLFSLLAVVVSFSGITDVLGKNHIDEELEKITFQGDGSTNGHPENWPANLHPNLYFHQVDIRLLQQRSATTHRHIFKVIRLAVGTMLANTALYLPPVKHEEFSSKWNEIYGNNLPSLALYCLLCPKDTAAHQFLMRYMDQMAVYPNWTVTSAPNDEVPMAHSLTGFATAYDFIYPLLDTSRRARYMKKIRAATEELYELSKHRGWGKQFLQNHQTTNILAILTGALVVGAHSDPETMMWKQVAVNYMEKTMFLLSHVVDGSLDEGVAYGSYTAKSITQYVFLARRHFDIDNTQNNWLRAHFWFYHSTLLPGFQRTVGIADSNYNWFYGPESQLVFLDAFVLRDGTGNWLAQQIRKHRPKDGPMEQSAAQRWATLHTEFLWYDSELSKQPPAGFGKAVLHMFSNWGVVTYGAGLSYGQGNTFVSFKSGKLGGRAVYDIVHSKPYSWLEGWSNFNPGHEHPDQNSFTFAPNGQEFVSEALYGPKYSYLNNVLTFAPSPTSQCNQPWEGQLGECGKWLRWAEPEVGNTAGEVIIAASHGDSLFVSGEAASAYSSVMGLKSVYRALVLLNSQTLLVFDHVEKSKESPLSTLSAFFHNLDIDFKYVPHRALDRYNGALMDVWDAHYQMFWFDSQGNSPVARIQEAEQAAEFKKRWTQFVNVTFPMEGTVTRVAYLMHSPNVKISNCRFIDNSKNGVRLSIVVNGTESIVSIVTNYNDIGARYSYLGFGGYAKMQSRHQIIHFGLGVQTMTEQNTVDPVYDFGFMVNIVGGLTLCLAIGFLILQRTFYFCFRKIMRYTLTFVLLLWVVEFLFVSNSCDWLVCVQSVSDLPPNPLPTVVISSLPGSGAEVLKPLFYNSSDFVYLQVPTEHLVIPDTEFNFDPLVDACVWSRLDAERGHYKAIQGWFHSLVYNPRLHLQNIQLHNEGSWNEIEVELSGKRRKPIRRQSGSRGSSDRDGEYIRELRRHMEKYPNARPVLSLSSGSWTLKLPFFREVVGHSFRALHVVRDPRAWIYLMLYNSEPSLYSRKNVQKHVAAIFKQERNGRRSKCPLGFTQEFLTLHSVLSDPEMEPMLLLAHLWLAHTTTALQVNGDLTASYLHVKFEDIVQYPEETAGKIHTFLGVPVAPAALNQLMFATSTNLYNLVYEGDISPVSINVWREKMPIHEIRMIEDTCLKVMERLGYSRYLS, from the coding sequence ATGGCTGAAAAATGCGCAGGACGGTCTGTGGTTTTATTCTCACTCTTGGCCGTTGTAGTTTCCTTCTCAGGAATTACTGACGTTTTAGGCAAAAATCATATTGATGAGGAGTTGGAGAAAATCACATTTCAAGGAGACGGAAGCACCAACGGGCATCCGGAAAACTGGCCGGCGAACCTTCACCCTAACCTGTATTTTCACCAGGTGGACATACGTTTACTGCAGCAGAGATCTGCCACGACGCATAGACATATTTTTAAAGTTATCCGGCTTGCTGTTGGGACTATGCTCGCCAATACTGCTCTCTATCTACCCCCGGTTAAGCATGAGGAATTTTCCAGCAAATGGAATGAAATTTATGGCAAcaatctcccctctctcgctctgtactGTTTGCTCTGCCCCAAAGATACAGCTGCCCATCAATTCTTAATGAGATACATGGACCAGATGGCAGTGTACCCTAACTGGACAGTGACCAGCGCTCCCAACGACGAGGTTCCCATGGCTCACTCCCTCACAGGATTTGCCACAGCCTATGACTTCATCTACCCTCTCCTGGACACATCGCGAAGGGCACGCTACATGAAGAAAATACGTGCCGCCACAGAGGAGCTGTACGAACTCTCCAAACACAGGGGTTGGGGGAAGCAGTTTTTACAGAATCATCAGACTACCAACATCTTAGCCATCCTGACCGGCGCCCTCGTGGTGGGAGCACACAGTGACCCGGAGACAATGATGTGGAAGCAGGTGGCCGTTAACTACATGGAAAAGACCATGTTCCTCCTCAGTCACGTAGTGGATGGCTCGCTAGACGAGGGTGTGGCCTATGGGAGCTACACCGCAAAGTCCATCACTCAGTACGTTTTCCTGGCGCGTCGCCACTTCGACATCGACAACACCCAGAACAACTGGTTGCGGGCGCACTTCTGGTTCTACCACTCCACACTTCTGCCAGGCTTCCAGAGGACAGTGGGCATCGCTGACTCCAACTACAACTGGTTCTATGGACCGGAGAGTCAGCTGGTGTTCCTCGATGCATTTGTGCTCCGGGATGGCACCGGAAACTGGCTGGCCCAGCAGATCCGGAAACATCGTCCCAAAGATGGCCCCATGGAGCAGTCAGCAGCCCAGCGCTGGGCCACCTTACACACTGAGTTCCTGTGGTATGATAGTGAGCTCTCCAAGCAACCACCAGCCGGGTTTGGCAAAGCAGTACTGCACATGTTCTCAAACTGGGGTGTGGTGACTTACGGGGCTGGTTTATCATATGGTCAAGGCAACACATTTGTCTCCTTCAAATCGGGGAAGCTGGGCGGTAGGGCGGTGTATGATATCGTCCATTCAAAGCCCTACTCCTGGCTGGAGGGCTGGAGCAATTTCAATCCGGGCCATGAGCACCCAGACCAGAACTCCTTCACCTTTGCCCCTAATGGACAGGAATTTGTTTCAGAGGCACTGTATGGCCCCAAATACAGCTACCTCAACAATGTCTTGACGTTCGCCCCGTCTCCCACAAGCCAGTGCAATCAGCCCTGGGAGGGCCAGCTTGGAGAGTGCGGCAAGTGGCTGCGGTGGGCGGAGCCTGAGGTCGGCAACACAGCCGGTGAGGTCATTATAGCTGCATCCCATGGGGATTCTCTGTTCGTTAGTGGAGAAGCGGCATCGGCCTACTCCTCTGTGATGGGGCTGAAGAGCGTATACCGTGCCCTTGTCTTGCTCAACTCTCAGACTCTGCTGGTGTTTGACCATGTGGAAAAAAGCAAGGAGTCTCCGTTGAGTACTCTGAGTGCTTTCTTTCACAACTTGGACATTGATTTTAAATATGTCCCTCACAGGGCATTAGACAGGTACAATGGGGCACTGATGGACGTTTGGGATGCTCACTACCAAATGTTTTGGTTTGACAGTCAGGGGAATAGTCCAGTGGCGAGAATACAGGAGGCAGAGCAGGCTGCTGAGTTTAAGAAACGATGGACTCAGTTTGTCAACGTGACCTTTCCAATGGAGGGCACGGTCACCAGAGTGGCCTATTTGATGCACAGTCCCAATGTCAAAATCTCCAACTGCAGATTCATCGACAATAGTAAAAATGGAGTACGACTCTCTATTGTCGTCAACGGCACAGAATCCATTGTGTCCATCGTAACAAACTACAATGACATTGGCGCCAGATATAGCTACTTGGGCTTTGGGGGATATGCAAAGATGCAAAGCAGGCATCAGATAATCCACTTCGGTCTGGGAGTTCAAACGATGACTGAACAAAACACTGTGGATCCAGTCTATGACTTTGGGTTTATGGTTAATATAGTGGGAGGGCTGACACTGTGTCTCGCCATTGGGTTTTTAATCCTGCAACGCACGTTTTATTTCTGCTTCCGCAAGATCATGCGCTATACTTTAACGTTTGTTCTCCTGCTGTGGGTCGTTGAGTTTCTGTTTGTCTCCAATAGCTGTGATTGGCTTGTCTGTGTCCAATCAGTGTCCGATCTGCCCCCAAACCCTCTCCCCACAGTCGTAATTTCATCCCTGCCAGGGTCTGGGGCTGAAGTTCTCAAGCCCCTTTTCTATAACAGCTCTGACTTTGTTTATCTCCAAGTCCCCACAGAGCACCTAGTCATCCCGGACACTGAGTTTAACTTTGACCCCCTGGTGGATGCCTGCGTGTGGTCCAGACTAGATGCGGAAAGAGGTCACTACAAGGCCATCCAGGGCTGGTTCCATTCCTTGGTCTATAACCCTAGACTTCACCTGCAGAACATTCAGTTGCACAACGAGGGCAGCTGGAATGAGATTGAGGTGGAGCTTTCTGGCAAGAGGAGGAAGCCAATTCGTAGGCAGTCAGGGTCAAGGGGGAGTTCAGATAGAGATGGGGAGTATATTCGGGAGCTAAGGCGGCACATGGAGAAGTACCCTAATGCCCGCCCTGTCCTCAGCCTGAGCAGCGGGAGCTGGACCCTGAAACTCCCGTTCTTCCGAGAGGTGGTCGGTCACTCATTTCGGGCGTTGCACGTGGTGCGAGATCCTCGAGCTTGGATTTACCTTATGCTCTACAACAGCGAGCCAAGCCTCTATTCTCGCAAGAATGTGCAAAAACATGTCGCCGCAATTTTTAAGCAAGAGAGGAACGGCAGAAGAAGCAAGTGTCCACTAGGGTTCACCCAGGAATTCTTGACATTGCATAGCGTCCTCTCTGATCCAGAGATGGAGCCGATGCTGCTACTGGCCCATCTGTGGCTTGCCCACACAACCACGGCACTCCAGGTCAACGGCGACCTCACCGCCTCTTACCTCCATGTGAAATTTGAGGACATTGTGCAATATCCTGAGGAGACAGCAGGAAAGATACACACGTTTCTCGGGGTTCCCGTGGCCCCAGCTGCCCTCAACCAGCTCATGTTCGCCACCTCCACCAACCTGTACAACCTGGTGTATGAGGGAGACATATCGCCAGTCAGCATCAATGTGTGGAGAGAAAAAATGCCCATCCACGAGATCAGAATGATAGAGGACACATGCTTAAAGGTTATGGAGAGGCTTGGGTACTCAAGGTACTTAAGTTAA